A genomic window from Streptomyces broussonetiae includes:
- a CDS encoding IS481 family transposase — MALVELSVVEQRYRAVLAVLAGATVTEVAASLGVSRQTVSGWKSRYETSGLAGLADRSRKPASCPHQASAEVETAVCELRRKHPKWGPRRIAHVLERSGAVSPVPSRMTVYRILVRHGLVEPGVRRRKRSDYKRWQRDRPMQLWQMDIVGGVMLVDPVTGELTEAKVVTGVDDHSRYCVIASVVERATGRAVCAAFARALQAFGVPEEVLTDNGKQFTDRFGQGGEVLFDRICRENGIAHRLTQPASPTTTGKVERFHQTLRRELLDDCGAFESIEAAQAALDAWVEEYNSMRPHQALDMQFPADRFTPVAEQERDVLGLRVPGVLALVPHQRTAPAVTSEPAEAPPAPAPLPEAVQVDEGGPVEFERVVPASGNLQVAGKQFWLGPARSGLTVTFWADTSVIHLLIAGARIKTVRSHLSVADLGRLAARGGRAAGPAPLPAGEGAAFEVDRVVNNSGLVGLGGHQVLAAEILGGRQVGIRIDDETLSFFDPSSRELLRVRPNPLTGEEVRRLRGLRPAGPPPRPGIEPVRVQRRVSAVGTVMVCRQVVSLGRPYAGQTVTVHVSDTTISVELDGQVRVIRRTTDVPVRNVKANKPHGAPYVV, encoded by the coding sequence TTGGCGCTGGTGGAGTTGTCGGTTGTCGAGCAGAGATACCGGGCTGTCCTGGCCGTGCTGGCGGGAGCGACGGTGACCGAGGTCGCCGCGTCGCTTGGGGTGTCCCGGCAGACGGTCAGCGGCTGGAAGTCCCGCTATGAGACCTCCGGTCTGGCCGGGTTGGCGGATCGTTCGCGCAAGCCGGCGTCGTGTCCGCATCAGGCCTCTGCCGAGGTGGAGACGGCCGTGTGCGAGCTGCGGCGCAAGCACCCGAAGTGGGGTCCGCGGCGGATCGCGCATGTGCTGGAGCGGTCCGGGGCGGTGAGCCCGGTGCCGTCGCGGATGACTGTGTATCGGATCCTGGTCCGTCACGGCCTGGTGGAGCCGGGGGTGCGGCGCCGGAAGCGGTCGGATTACAAGCGCTGGCAGCGGGACCGGCCGATGCAGCTGTGGCAGATGGACATCGTTGGCGGCGTGATGCTGGTCGACCCGGTGACCGGGGAGCTGACCGAGGCCAAGGTCGTGACCGGGGTGGACGACCATTCCCGGTACTGCGTGATCGCGTCGGTGGTCGAGCGGGCGACCGGGAGGGCGGTGTGTGCGGCCTTCGCCCGGGCCTTGCAGGCGTTCGGGGTGCCGGAGGAGGTGCTGACGGACAACGGCAAGCAGTTCACCGACCGGTTCGGGCAGGGCGGTGAGGTGCTGTTCGACCGGATCTGCCGGGAGAACGGGATCGCGCACCGGCTCACCCAGCCGGCGTCGCCGACCACGACGGGCAAGGTCGAGCGGTTCCATCAGACGCTGCGGCGTGAACTCCTCGACGACTGCGGTGCGTTCGAGAGCATCGAAGCGGCTCAGGCGGCGCTGGATGCGTGGGTGGAGGAATACAACTCCATGCGGCCGCACCAGGCGCTGGACATGCAGTTCCCGGCGGACCGGTTTACCCCGGTTGCTGAGCAGGAGCGGGACGTCCTGGGCCTGAGGGTGCCCGGAGTGCTCGCGCTGGTGCCGCACCAGCGGACGGCCCCTGCGGTGACGTCGGAGCCGGCCGAAGCGCCGCCTGCCCCTGCCCCTCTTCCCGAGGCGGTGCAGGTGGACGAGGGCGGGCCGGTGGAGTTCGAGCGGGTGGTGCCTGCGAGTGGGAATCTGCAGGTCGCGGGCAAGCAGTTCTGGCTTGGACCGGCCCGCTCAGGGCTGACGGTGACCTTCTGGGCGGACACCTCGGTGATCCATCTGCTGATCGCCGGGGCGCGGATCAAGACCGTGCGGTCGCACTTGTCTGTGGCGGATCTGGGACGGCTGGCCGCCCGGGGCGGACGTGCGGCCGGGCCGGCACCGCTTCCGGCCGGTGAGGGGGCGGCGTTCGAGGTGGACCGGGTCGTGAACAACAGCGGCCTGGTCGGCCTGGGCGGGCACCAGGTGCTGGCAGCGGAGATCCTCGGCGGCCGCCAGGTGGGCATCCGGATCGATGACGAGACGCTGTCGTTCTTCGATCCGTCCTCGCGGGAACTGCTGAGGGTGCGGCCCAACCCGCTGACCGGCGAGGAAGTGCGCAGGCTGCGGGGCTTGCGTCCGGCCGGACCGCCGCCGCGGCCGGGTATCGAGCCCGTGCGTGTGCAGCGGCGGGTCAGCGCGGTGGGCACGGTCATGGTCTGCCGGCAGGTCGTGTCCCTCGGCCGCCCGTACGCAGGGCAGACCGTGACCGTGCACGTGTCGGACACGACGATCAGTGTCGAGCTGGACGGCCAGGTCCGGGTGATCCGGCGCACGACCGACGTCCCGGTCCGTAACGTGAAAGCGAACAAGCCCCACGGGGCTCCCTATGTTGTCTAG
- a CDS encoding transposase, protein MGLDVHARSVVACAIDTVTGELTRSRLTPQHADVLDWLGRLPGPVAVAYEAGPTGFGLARALSAARVRCEVLAPSRLQRPAAERVKTDARDALHLGVFVIPEGVGSVKGGISAGC, encoded by the coding sequence GTGGGGCTCGATGTGCACGCGCGAAGCGTGGTGGCGTGCGCGATCGACACGGTGACCGGGGAGCTGACCCGTTCCCGGCTCACGCCGCAGCATGCTGACGTCCTCGACTGGCTCGGGCGGCTGCCCGGTCCGGTCGCGGTGGCTTACGAGGCCGGCCCGACCGGGTTCGGTCTGGCCCGAGCGCTTTCGGCGGCCCGGGTGCGCTGCGAGGTGCTCGCTCCCTCACGGTTGCAGCGTCCGGCCGCGGAGCGGGTCAAGACCGATGCGCGTGACGCGCTGCACCTGGGAGTATTTGTCATTCCTGAAGGGGTGGGTTCCGTCAAGGGTGGTATATCTGCTGGTTGTTAA
- a CDS encoding type II toxin-antitoxin system PemK/MazF family toxin — MQRGEVWLADFDERRPVVLLSGDEASGFRAMQVVAPAGTEISGVAVEVAVGAPEGLPVEGVLRVALPRPGLVPCTWLVTLAQEDLTEQVGVLSSAKLGEIEDALRAGGLGQAAH; from the coding sequence ATGCAGCGCGGCGAGGTCTGGTTGGCGGACTTTGACGAGCGGCGGCCGGTAGTACTGCTGTCAGGAGACGAAGCGTCCGGGTTCCGAGCGATGCAGGTCGTCGCTCCTGCGGGGACCGAGATCAGCGGTGTGGCCGTCGAGGTGGCAGTGGGGGCGCCCGAGGGGCTGCCTGTCGAGGGCGTCCTTCGAGTGGCGCTGCCACGTCCCGGTCTTGTCCCGTGCACTTGGCTGGTCACGCTGGCCCAGGAAGATCTGACCGAGCAGGTGGGAGTCTTGTCGTCAGCGAAGCTCGGCGAGATCGAGGATGCCCTCCGTGCCGGTGGACTCGGGCAGGCTGCGCACTAG
- a CDS encoding IS256 family transposase: protein MALSQSDLLRLLESLRSADGLELVRSVAERMLQELIEAEASARIGAEWNEHTDTRTALRNGHRDKTLTTQAGDLDLGIPKLRSGSFFPSLLERRRRIDQALFAVVMEAYVHGVSTRSVDELVKALGADSGISKSEVSRICADLDTQLTAFRTRSLDHVRFPYMYLDATYCKARVAHQIVSRAVVIATGITEDGGREVLGVMVGDSETEVFWTQFLRSLRERGLNGVRLVLGDHHSGLVKAIRKVIIGAAYQRCRVHFLRNVFGVIPKDAAEMVAATIRTIFAQPDQAAVRRQLDTVADMLGAQFPQVKQMLLEAKDDLTAFAAFPERHWKKIQSTNPLERVNREIKRRIDVVQVFPNDDALLRLVTAVLFEMHDEWIAFPRRYLPEGSMDQIYPAELPESAPELPNTTNTTAD from the coding sequence GTGGCCCTGTCTCAGTCTGACCTACTCCGCCTGCTGGAGTCACTACGTTCGGCGGACGGGCTCGAACTCGTCCGTTCGGTGGCCGAGCGGATGCTCCAGGAATTGATCGAGGCCGAGGCGAGCGCGAGGATCGGCGCGGAGTGGAACGAACACACCGACACCCGCACCGCGCTGCGCAACGGGCACCGGGACAAGACACTGACCACGCAGGCCGGCGACCTGGACCTGGGCATACCCAAGCTGCGCTCGGGCAGCTTCTTCCCCAGCCTGCTGGAGCGCCGCCGGCGCATCGACCAGGCCCTGTTCGCCGTCGTGATGGAGGCGTACGTCCACGGGGTGTCCACCCGCTCGGTCGACGAGCTGGTCAAGGCCCTCGGTGCGGACAGCGGGATCTCCAAGAGCGAGGTCTCGCGGATCTGTGCCGACCTGGACACCCAGCTGACCGCGTTCCGCACCCGGTCGCTGGACCATGTCCGCTTCCCCTACATGTATCTGGATGCGACGTACTGCAAGGCCAGGGTCGCCCACCAGATCGTCTCCCGGGCCGTGGTGATCGCCACCGGTATCACCGAGGACGGCGGCCGCGAGGTGCTGGGAGTGATGGTCGGCGACAGCGAGACCGAGGTGTTCTGGACCCAGTTCCTTCGCTCCTTGCGCGAACGCGGCCTGAACGGGGTCCGGCTCGTGCTCGGCGACCACCACTCGGGCCTGGTCAAGGCGATCCGCAAGGTGATCATCGGTGCGGCCTACCAGCGGTGCAGGGTGCACTTCCTGCGCAACGTCTTCGGCGTGATCCCCAAGGACGCCGCCGAGATGGTCGCCGCCACCATCCGCACCATCTTCGCCCAGCCCGACCAGGCCGCCGTTCGCCGCCAGCTCGACACGGTCGCCGACATGCTCGGCGCGCAGTTCCCGCAGGTCAAACAGATGCTCCTGGAAGCCAAGGACGACCTGACGGCATTCGCAGCCTTCCCCGAACGACATTGGAAGAAGATCCAGTCCACGAACCCGCTGGAGCGGGTCAACCGAGAGATCAAGCGTCGCATCGATGTCGTCCAGGTCTTCCCCAACGACGACGCGCTGCTGCGGCTGGTCACCGCCGTGCTCTTCGAGATGCACGACGAGTGGATCGCCTTCCCCCGCCGCTATCTCCCCGAGGGCAGCATGGACCAGATCTACCCCGCCGAGCTCCCCGAAAGCGCCCCCGAGCTACCCAACACCACCAACACAACCGCCGATTGA
- a CDS encoding GNAT family N-acetyltransferase — MRLAQYTKADQEEILGNSDDPFGVAWTGLTWLPKEEHFGIRHDGRLVAHAGLLRLPVAIGDAETEVVGVGGVAVSPGMQGQGLARLVVTAALEHARTMGPQHALLFCRPPLVSLYQRLGWHPFDKDVLVEQPEGRLVTMPLRTMVTPLRDDARWPSGPVRLFSLPM; from the coding sequence CTGCGGCTCGCCCAGTACACCAAGGCGGACCAGGAGGAGATCCTTGGCAACAGCGATGATCCCTTCGGTGTCGCCTGGACAGGTCTGACCTGGCTGCCGAAAGAAGAGCACTTCGGCATCCGGCACGACGGCCGCCTCGTGGCACACGCCGGCCTGCTGCGACTGCCTGTTGCGATCGGCGACGCCGAGACAGAGGTGGTGGGCGTCGGCGGGGTGGCCGTCTCACCCGGCATGCAAGGTCAGGGCCTCGCTCGCCTCGTCGTCACAGCTGCCCTGGAGCACGCCCGAACGATGGGTCCTCAACACGCACTCCTCTTCTGCCGGCCTCCCCTCGTGTCGCTCTACCAGCGCCTCGGATGGCACCCGTTCGACAAGGACGTACTCGTCGAACAACCCGAAGGCCGCCTCGTGACCATGCCGCTGCGGACCATGGTGACGCCCCTGCGCGACGACGCCCGGTGGCCCTCAGGGCCAGTACGGCTGTTCTCACTCCCTATGTGA
- a CDS encoding ISL3 family transposase — protein sequence MNEVLSRLQELLFPSVPGVAVVAVDTHGEAIRVVARCTPAGAACPDCAHWTERVHSSYLRFPADLPAAGRRAQLALRVRRFFCTASACGRRTFVEQVPGLPRRHGRVTERLRRAMSEIGLALAGRAGARLARVMGIATSRATLLRRVMDLPDPATTQARAVGVDDFALRRGHVYGTVVIDAETHQVLDLLPERDAATLAPWLAAHPGIEVICRDRAGAYAEAADAAAPQALQVADRFHLWQNLASAVEKTVADHRSCLRDLPPLTLEPEPAWETPAVSAPGQGAETNDPTGRFAEQARAHHALVHDLLAQGMSLRGVAHHLGWGRHTVQRYARAARWQDMVKGRKRQLPSKLAPFKRYRAGRWAETEGNVTILDLHREITERGFRGHYSTARDWIRRDLPQREGFTPAAPPPSVRQVTGWLTRHPATLTEVEKLHRKAVLDRCPELASAAELTSSFAEMLTTLSGDRLPNWSTEATGTDLAGVSSFAAGLSNDFDAVTAGLTTDWNSGPLEGAVNWIKMLKRQMFGRAGFGLLRKRVLLAT from the coding sequence GTGAACGAGGTGTTGTCCCGGCTCCAGGAGTTGTTGTTTCCGTCGGTCCCCGGCGTCGCCGTCGTGGCTGTAGATACGCACGGCGAGGCGATACGCGTCGTGGCCCGGTGCACACCCGCCGGGGCCGCCTGTCCCGACTGCGCCCACTGGACGGAACGGGTCCACAGCTCCTACCTGCGGTTTCCGGCAGATCTGCCTGCTGCCGGGCGACGAGCACAGCTCGCGTTGCGGGTCCGGCGGTTCTTCTGCACGGCCTCGGCCTGCGGCCGGCGGACGTTCGTCGAGCAAGTGCCGGGGCTGCCCCGCCGCCACGGCCGGGTCACCGAGCGGCTGCGCCGGGCGATGAGTGAGATCGGGCTGGCCCTGGCGGGCCGGGCTGGCGCCCGCCTCGCCCGGGTCATGGGCATCGCGACCAGCCGCGCCACGCTGCTGCGGCGGGTGATGGACCTGCCCGATCCGGCAACGACGCAGGCCCGCGCCGTCGGCGTGGACGACTTCGCGCTCCGGCGCGGCCACGTCTACGGGACGGTCGTGATCGACGCCGAGACTCACCAGGTCCTCGACCTGCTGCCCGAACGCGACGCCGCCACGCTCGCCCCGTGGCTCGCGGCCCACCCCGGAATCGAGGTGATCTGCCGTGACCGCGCCGGTGCCTACGCCGAGGCCGCCGATGCTGCCGCGCCCCAGGCCCTCCAGGTCGCCGACCGGTTCCACCTCTGGCAGAACCTTGCCTCCGCGGTCGAGAAGACCGTCGCCGACCACCGCTCCTGCCTGCGAGACCTGCCGCCGCTCACCCTGGAACCCGAGCCCGCCTGGGAGACGCCCGCCGTCTCGGCACCCGGCCAGGGCGCCGAGACGAATGACCCGACCGGAAGGTTCGCCGAACAGGCCCGCGCCCACCACGCCCTCGTCCACGATCTCCTCGCCCAGGGCATGAGCCTGAGGGGCGTTGCCCACCACCTGGGCTGGGGGCGGCACACCGTGCAGAGGTACGCCCGTGCGGCCCGCTGGCAGGACATGGTCAAAGGCCGCAAGCGACAACTCCCCAGCAAACTCGCTCCGTTCAAGCGCTACCGGGCCGGGCGCTGGGCCGAAACCGAAGGGAACGTGACCATCCTCGATCTCCACCGGGAGATCACCGAACGTGGATTCCGCGGTCATTACTCCACCGCCCGCGACTGGATCCGGCGCGACCTGCCGCAACGGGAAGGCTTCACACCCGCAGCGCCACCGCCCTCGGTACGCCAGGTGACCGGCTGGCTCACCCGCCACCCCGCCACCTTGACCGAAGTCGAGAAACTGCACCGCAAGGCCGTGCTCGACCGCTGCCCGGAACTGGCGTCTGCCGCAGAGCTGACCAGCTCGTTCGCAGAGATGCTCACCACTCTCAGCGGCGACCGCCTGCCCAATTGGAGCACCGAGGCCACGGGCACCGACCTGGCTGGCGTCAGCAGCTTCGCCGCCGGACTGAGCAACGACTTCGACGCGGTGACCGCAGGGCTGACCACCGACTGGAACTCCGGGCCGCTCGAAGGAGCAGTCAATTGGATCAAGATGCTCAAACGGCAGATGTTCGGCCGGGCTGGCTTTGGTCTCCTGCGCAAGCGAGTCCTGCTCGCCACATGA
- a CDS encoding DUF4259 domain-containing protein produces MGTWGTGPFDNDTASDFAIALDNAEPEQREFLIRGALARTAKATGYLTEAEEAVAAAALIATQCPGGEPIDTAYVPEKPMPVFPVDLRTLAAEALTRILDDESELAANWVEPADARRWLTTISHLCGVLAPPSASTDVPLFDLDS; encoded by the coding sequence GTGGGTACCTGGGGCACCGGCCCTTTCGACAACGACACGGCCTCGGACTTCGCTATCGCGCTTGACAATGCGGAGCCCGAACAACGCGAATTCCTGATCCGGGGTGCCCTCGCCCGAACGGCCAAGGCGACTGGCTACCTCACGGAAGCAGAAGAAGCGGTTGCCGCCGCCGCGTTGATCGCGACACAGTGCCCAGGCGGCGAACCGATTGACACAGCTTACGTCCCTGAGAAGCCCATGCCAGTCTTTCCCGTCGATCTTCGGACGCTCGCGGCCGAAGCCCTCACCCGCATCCTGGATGACGAGTCTGAACTGGCCGCGAACTGGGTCGAGCCTGCTGATGCGCGCCGATGGCTCACAACAATCAGCCACCTCTGCGGAGTACTTGCCCCGCCATCAGCATCCACTGACGTCCCGCTCTTCGACCTCGACTCGTAA
- a CDS encoding transposase, producing MGVLPGSTCWRRLRDWQEAGVWQALHELLLAELRAAGLLDFSRAAVDGSHVRAMTGGQRTGPSPVDRGMTGSKHHVITDAHGIPLAATLTGANRHDVTQLLPLVHAAPRSKASAGVPAAAPRRCTPTAATTTTSTDAGYSTWASARSSPAAEPSTAPAWASTAGSSKPPSPSCTTSAVCAPAGCL from the coding sequence ATGGGTGTCCTTCCGGGGAGCACGTGCTGGCGCAGGCTGCGGGACTGGCAAGAGGCCGGGGTGTGGCAGGCTCTGCACGAGTTGCTGCTCGCCGAGTTACGGGCGGCGGGCCTACTGGACTTCTCCCGGGCCGCGGTCGACGGCTCGCATGTGCGGGCGATGACGGGCGGCCAGAGGACAGGACCGTCCCCGGTGGACCGGGGCATGACGGGCAGCAAACACCACGTGATCACCGATGCACACGGCATTCCGCTCGCCGCCACGCTGACCGGCGCAAACCGGCACGACGTCACCCAGCTCTTGCCCTTGGTCCACGCTGCCCCCCGGTCAAAGGCAAGCGCGGGCGTCCCCGCCGCCGCCCCACGACGCTGTACGCCGACCGCGGCTACGACTACGACGTCTACCGACGCCGGCTACAGCACCTGGGCATCCGCCCGATCATCGCCCGCCGCGGAACCGAGCACGGCTCCGGCCTGGGCATCCACCGCTGGGTCGTCGAAGCCGCCTTCGCCCTCCTGCACCACTTCCGCCGTCTGCGCACCCGCTGGGTGTCTGTAA
- a CDS encoding inositol monophosphatase family protein yields the protein MDYVFDAPPVDRELLDFAVRLAGRAGQMSAQGFFSDDWHSRLKEDGTEVTEIDVAVEELIRDELRRRVPDDGIFGEEGGATGGSSGRRWIIDPINGTKFFMHRVPLFANDLAYEDEHGPAIGVINMPMSQQMIVAGCGLGCWVLPGPEPDLQSGRRARVTERTALGGARTLMHNPAGWPEELLCALHRRVLLVPSTRMIVALVTGRADAGVIAGPPMGYEDVASMPAIVTEAGGRVTDLSGTSVLEGDMSVLVTNGRLHEGFLQLVKGLPRSRDYRALDESE from the coding sequence ATGGACTACGTGTTCGATGCCCCTCCCGTTGATCGGGAGCTTCTGGACTTCGCTGTTCGCCTGGCCGGTCGTGCCGGGCAGATGTCGGCGCAAGGTTTCTTCAGCGATGACTGGCACAGCCGTCTCAAGGAGGACGGCACCGAGGTCACCGAGATCGACGTGGCGGTTGAAGAGCTGATCAGGGATGAGCTGAGACGGCGGGTGCCGGACGACGGGATCTTCGGAGAGGAGGGAGGCGCGACCGGCGGGTCATCTGGGCGGCGTTGGATCATCGACCCGATCAACGGCACGAAGTTCTTCATGCACCGGGTGCCGCTGTTCGCGAATGATCTCGCTTACGAGGACGAGCACGGGCCTGCTATCGGCGTGATCAACATGCCCATGAGTCAGCAGATGATTGTGGCGGGTTGTGGTCTGGGCTGCTGGGTGCTGCCCGGCCCGGAGCCTGACTTGCAGTCGGGCCGCCGTGCCCGGGTCACGGAGCGGACGGCTCTGGGAGGGGCGAGGACGCTGATGCACAATCCGGCTGGATGGCCGGAGGAACTCCTTTGTGCTCTTCACCGCCGGGTCCTCCTGGTGCCCTCAACACGCATGATCGTGGCCCTGGTGACGGGCCGGGCCGATGCCGGTGTCATCGCCGGTCCGCCGATGGGCTATGAGGACGTCGCTTCGATGCCGGCCATCGTCACAGAGGCGGGAGGCCGGGTGACCGACCTGAGCGGAACGTCCGTACTGGAAGGCGACATGTCGGTGCTGGTCACCAACGGTCGGCTGCATGAGGGGTTCTTGCAGTTGGTGAAGGGCTTGCCTCGCAGTCGCGACTATCGGGCTCTCGACGAGAGTGAGTAG
- a CDS encoding PP2C family protein-serine/threonine phosphatase, whose amino-acid sequence MGDDEGGKALVDRLSLLADAQAALASTLDLREGLRRACRVLAGRLGDWCVVDLLDEAGGLERAVVVHRTPEKLVPGGFEGPLPPVPQDADGPLPRVLRGAGPLLLTELLPPSRADNPLHARQLELFEQLDARSAVITPLRARREVLGALTVARTDAGHPFTDDDLPLFEDLVRSLALQVDNTRLYQQTRAIAERFQRSLLPKLPEVEQLQITARYAPAQTIAQVGGDWYDAFVLPEGDTVLAIGDVTGHDLQAAVAMSALRNMLRGIAVDRQEPPGEVLRRLDIASHTLTPEATATCIYALVKGPEKGGGPWVLHHAAAGHLPPLLTTAEGDTRYLETGAGLLIGLDPGHRRPTAIDDLPTNCTVLLYTDGLIERRSEDIDRGLTRLRQHAAALAREPLDVFCDELLSGLTADATDDTALLAVRPTSPPQPQDQHVKAADQPRPTGPGTADSTP is encoded by the coding sequence ATGGGTGATGACGAGGGCGGCAAGGCGCTGGTGGACCGTCTGTCGTTGCTGGCAGATGCCCAGGCGGCGCTGGCCAGCACGCTGGACCTGCGGGAGGGGCTGCGGCGGGCGTGCCGGGTGCTGGCCGGGCGGCTGGGAGACTGGTGCGTGGTCGACCTGTTGGACGAGGCCGGCGGGCTGGAGCGGGCCGTCGTGGTCCACCGCACCCCCGAGAAGCTGGTGCCGGGGGGATTCGAAGGGCCTCTGCCGCCGGTGCCGCAGGATGCGGACGGGCCGCTGCCGCGGGTGCTGCGTGGCGCGGGCCCACTGCTGCTCACCGAGCTTCTTCCGCCGAGCCGAGCGGACAACCCGCTGCACGCCCGGCAGCTGGAGTTGTTCGAGCAGCTGGATGCGCGCAGCGCCGTCATCACCCCGCTGCGGGCCCGCCGGGAGGTCCTCGGCGCCCTGACCGTGGCGCGCACCGATGCCGGCCACCCGTTCACCGACGATGATCTCCCACTGTTCGAGGACCTGGTCCGCAGCCTGGCGCTGCAGGTGGACAACACCCGGCTGTACCAGCAGACCCGGGCCATCGCCGAGCGCTTCCAACGCTCCCTGCTGCCGAAGCTGCCGGAGGTCGAGCAGCTGCAGATCACCGCCCGCTACGCCCCCGCGCAGACGATCGCGCAAGTCGGCGGGGACTGGTACGACGCCTTCGTCCTGCCCGAGGGCGACACGGTGCTGGCCATCGGTGACGTGACCGGCCATGACCTGCAGGCGGCTGTCGCCATGAGCGCCCTGCGCAACATGCTGCGCGGTATCGCCGTGGACCGCCAGGAGCCCCCCGGCGAAGTCCTGCGCCGCCTGGACATCGCCAGCCACACGCTGACCCCGGAGGCGACCGCGACGTGCATCTACGCCCTGGTGAAAGGCCCCGAAAAGGGCGGCGGCCCCTGGGTTCTGCACCATGCCGCGGCCGGGCATCTGCCGCCGCTGCTGACCACCGCCGAGGGCGACACCCGCTACCTGGAGACGGGCGCGGGACTGCTGATCGGTCTGGACCCCGGGCACCGGCGCCCGACCGCCATCGACGACCTGCCCACGAACTGCACCGTCCTGCTGTACACCGACGGACTGATCGAGCGCCGCAGCGAAGACATCGACCGCGGACTGACCCGGCTGCGCCAGCACGCCGCCGCCCTCGCCCGCGAACCCCTGGACGTCTTCTGCGACGAGCTGCTCAGCGGGCTGACCGCCGACGCCACCGACGACACCGCCCTGCTCGCCGTACGCCCCACCTCCCCACCCCAGCCACAGGATCAGCACGTGAAGGCCGCCGACCAGCCTCGCCCTACGGGGCCGGGCACCGCCGACTCAACCCCATAA